The nucleotide sequence CCTTTTACAGAGCCTTCTACAGAATCCATGGAAGGATCATATTGCAGTGTTACAAAAGCGAAATAAAGGGCGGAACTAAAGATTAAGGCAAACACGTACAGGTAATAGTTTCTCAAGTTTTTCTTGATATTACGGAAAATGAGCTGATTAATGTTCATGTTGGACACCGCCTAAAACACCTTGCGTTTTCATGATGTCTTTAAAGAAGGTCTGTCGATCTTGATCTCCTTTCATTAATTGGGTGTAGATCTGTCCATCTTTTATGAAAACAACGCGGCTGCAATAGCTTGCGGCAACTGGATCATGTGTAACCATTAATATGGTGGCCGTACGATTTTCGTTGAGCGCACTGAGTTTATTTAATAGATCAGATGCAGACTTTGAATCAAGTGCACCTGTTGGTTCATCGGCAAAGATGATACTAGGCTCATGTATAAATGAACGTGCCGCAGATGTTCGCTGTTTTTGACCACCTGAGATTTCATTTGGATACTTATCTTTAACATCATAGATTCCTAACTCATTCGCTACCAACTCAAATTTACGTTCTGCCTCTTTTTTTGGTGTTTTTGTTATAGATAAAGGCAATAGAATGTTCTCTTTAACCGTTAACGTGTCTAACAAGTTGTAGTCTTGAAAGATAAAACCGAGATGGTTCTTGCGAAATTCGGCAAGCTGCTTTTCTTTCATAGCTGTCATTTCTACAGAATTAATATGAATGGTACCTTCACTTACCCGATCGATAGAGGAAAGGACATTTAATAAAGTTGTCTTACCAGAGCCAGAAGCCCCCATAATACTAACAAATTCTCCTTTTTCAACGGAAAGGTCTATTCCTTTTAATACTTGTTGTTTATTAAATTTATTTCCGTAACTTTTATAAAGCTTAGCTGCTTTTAATATACTCATGGTATTAACTCCTCTCTGATTAATTTCATTATAAAAAACGGAGTTATCTAATTTCCTTCCATTAAACGAACAAAATACAAAAGCATGTGACACTTTTGTCACATGCCCATAATCTGTTGAAATTCATTTTTGCTTGGGAACAGAAGGGTAAAGGTTGTTCCATCATGTAGCTTTGAATCTGCAGATATGTTTATATGAAGAGAATTTGCTGCTTTCCGAGCTAAGTACAACCCCATACCGGTTGAGGCTTGATCATGGTGTTGTGTAGTTGAAGTGAATCCTTTATCAAAAATACGGGGTAGATCTCGCTCGTCAATTCCACGTCCAGAGTCTTTAATTTCAAGGTATGTACGTTCATCTTGCACATAACTTTTTATCAAGATATCCGAGGAATCACTATACTTTACGGCGTTCGTAAGGATTTGACGAATGATAAATGCAAGCCATTTTGTATCAGCTAAAACATGCGTAATCTGCAGATCAAAATCAAACCCAATCCCTTTTTGAATGCACCACGACTGCAGTGTTTTTAGTTCAGAAAAAAGAAGAGATTCTAAATCAGCGTTCTCCATATAAAGATCGTTTTTAATAAAAGGAATTCTCTTTTGATGGAGCTGCTGATCGAGCAGAAGATGAATACGCAGCCACTCATACGTTAAATCAGCTTTAAATGCGTCATCGCCTATCCGCTGAATCATTAAGTGCATGGCTGTTAAAGGCGTTTTCACTTCATGAATCCAAGACAGCATCTCATCTTTTTCTTGCTCAATCTCAATTCTATTGTAAGAAGCGGTTTGCTTTAAATGTTGTGTTTGTTCGATGATACTTTTCTCTATAATCGCTTCAAAAGGAGACCTAGGTGAAAGGAGAGTAGAAGCATCAAGGGCGCTTTCTCTTTCGGTTAGCGTTTTATAGAAAGCTGTCTCTTTTTGATAACGTTGAAATAAAAATAAGAAGAAGAGAATAAAGAATAAAAAAACAAAATAACTTGCAGCAGACAGGGAGATGGCTGGATCTACATAAGCGACAAATAATAAAATCACCTGTTGGAGAAGGAAGAACAGGATCCAGCTTCTTCTTTCTGTTAAAAAGCGCTTAATCATACGTTGTCCTCTTCAATCGCCATATATCCCTGGCCTACTTTGGTTTCAATATATTGACCTAACATGATCTCATCTAGACGTTTTCGCAGTCGATTTACGTTAACGGTCAACGTGTTATCACTAATAAAACGTTTATCATCCCATAAGCTGTTTATAAGATTGTCACGACTAACGATTTTATTTTTTTGTTCAATCAGAAGCTTAAGAATGAACATTTCATTCTTTGTAAGTTCAACAGAGCCGTTATCGTTTGTTACTAAATTTTTGTCATAGTGTATGGTTGCCCCGCACCACGACTTCAAGGATACCGCTTCGTTGTTGTAGTTATAAACACGTCGTAAGATCGCATGGATCTTAGCGATTAATACGTCAAAATGAAAGGGCTTTTGTACAAAATCATCCGCTCCAAGCTGCATGGACATCACCATGTCACTCGGATGGTCGCGAGAGGATAAAAAGATAATGGGAACATTGGAATGAGACCGAATATTTCTGCACCAATGAAAGCCATCAAATTTAGGCAGCTGGATATCAATGATGACTAGGTCTGGTTTGATATCAATGAAATCCTGAATAACACGTCCAAAGTTAGTAATACCGTAAACCTCATACGACCATTGAGATAAACGTTCTTTAATTTCGTTAAATAGCGTTGAATCATCTTCAATTAATAAAACTTTAAACAAATCCATCACCACGCAAATCACCATATTATTTACATTGAGTGTATAGCATAACTTGGATATTTACTACCAAAAGCCGTTTATAAGAATTCTCTTTCATACGGCGATGGGATTTTTGTTTTTGTACAAATAAAAAGACCCCCATACTCGGGGGTCCTTTACAAAAACTATGAAACTTCAACTTCACTCATCAAACTGTGTGTATTTCCTTCAGAATCTTTAAAGAATACCATCCACGTTTCTGTATTTCCCATTTTTGCAACGATGTGCGGTGAATCGACGAACGCTACTCCTTTTTCCTGAAGCGTTTTGTAGGCTTGCTTAATGTGCTCAACGTTAAAATAAATAACAGAGCTGGAATGAGCAAACTCCTCTTTCTCAGGCAGGGTTAACATGATTCTAAGTCCGTTGCAATCAAAGAACGCCATCGTATCTGTCTGAAATAATAGATTTAGTCCTAAGATGTCCTTATAGAAATGAATCGAGCGTGTGATGTCATGAACCGGTACGGCAAGCTGTCCCACTTTTTGAATAACATTCGTTTGAATGGTCATGGTTATCTCTCCCTTATTGTTTTCTTCATCATCATAAACTAACTTAGCGTTTGATTCTTATCCAATATCACCTTTTTTCGGTATTGAAGGGGAGAGAGTCCAACGTGCTGTTTAAACAATTTGCTAAATGAAACAGGATTGTTCAGCCCAATTTCAAACGTAATGTCGGTCATTGAGTAGTCAAGGTTCTGTAACAAAGATATGGATTTTTTAATACGCAGATCTGCAATGTGTTGAAAAGGTGTTCTTTTATAGATGGTAAAGTAGTTTCGTAATAGATGATTGGGCGATAAACAAGAGACAGCAGCAATTTCATCAAGAGAAATATCCTTTTTATCAAAAAAAGCACGAATGTATTCATGGGCTATGGAGATTCTTTTATAAATTTCCTCACGTGTAGATGGCTTTGCAGCATCCAGTTTGTTCACTTTTTCCCACGTATTCATTTGCTCAAATACAATAGACTGCATGATGAAATGAAATTGTTCATCTAGTAAGAGTGAATCATCTTTATATAGATAGGTTGACTTCTTTAACTGATTTAATTGATCGTTCAGAACAGAACTTTTTTGATAAGTTTTTTCAAAAAAAGAATCAGGTGTCTTGTTATGGAAAGGTTCATCCAGAAGCTTAATGGATGAATCAGACATGTTCCGAAAAATATCATCAGCAAATTTATCTTGAAAAAAAACACAAAAGGATTCAACTTCCGTTTGTTCATCAATAGTGATGGCGTAAGGACCTGCGTTTAGCAGCAGATAAAAATCATCTTCAACGGCAAAATAACCTTTATTCGTTTTGTAATGAGCTTTTCCGTTCGTGAAGGTCTTGATGGAGAGAAGCCCGTTTCCATGCCAATCGAATTGGTCACTCTGTGCGTGCAGAATATAATTCGATGCGATTTTCTCAGCCATTATGTTTTTTCTCCTATACAGAGTTTAATAGGGAAATTATACCTTATAAAGCAGTTCGTGTACGCGTTTGTTTTAGGAATGTTTCACATGAAACAATGAAAAAAAGCACGGGCTTATAAGCCAATGCTAAAGGTTTTTAGTATGAAAAGACGTTTCTTTTTGATGACTTTTTATCCGTTTTAACTGTGCAACAATAATGATGCTGATGATGACGAGTAAGAACCAAGAGCTGATCTTACCGAGATGAACAAGTGACCAAGAGGTTTGTTGATTCGGGTACTGCCATGCTCCTAAAAAGGTTGTAATGTTTTCTGCAATCCATATAAAAAACCCAATTAATAAAAACGAAAGAATGATAGGCATTTTATATACTTTGTTGAGAATTCGATAATGAACAGTTGTTTGATAGAAAATCGGAAAAAGAAGAGTAATCAATATCCATCTTGCATCGATTAAAAAATGATGAGTAAAGAAATTCATATAGATCAGAAAACATATTCCAAAAGCGTACAGGGGTTTGGGCCATCCTGTAATGTGAAGATCTAATCGTCTCCAGCTCTGACAGATATAGCTTGCAACACTTGCATACATAAAGCCGCTGTAGAGGGGAACTCCATAGATCTTTGTATATGCTTCTTCTGGATAGCTCCACGAGCCCATATGAACCTTAAACAATTCTAGAGCAAGACCGATCAAGTGAAAGACACAAATGACTTTAAGTTCATCCATCGTTTCTAGTTTTGTCAGGATCATAACGATCTGGGTCAGCAAGCAAACGATTAGGATAAAATCGTATCGTGGTATAAGAGGGATGCTGATAAACTTTGAAAGTGCTAAAGCACCAAAGATAACGACAGGAAAGATACAAGAAAGTGCTTGTAAGTATGTGAACTGAACGAGCGCCCTCATGAGCCAACCACCTTTTTATAGATTAAAATGGAAATATATTGTATCTATAATAACCTATGGTGTTCAGAAGCACATCATACAAAAAGCTGTTTATTTTAACAGGGATCTGTCAGTTGACAGATTCATGTTAGTCTTGTAAAAAAGAGCTTACCTCTTTGTCAGTGCTGCATCAGCTAGTGAATAAACTATTGCATCATCTGTTGGTGGATTATGAAGACCGGCTCTTACATCTCGAAAGTGCCGTTGAAGCGGATTTTGTACAGAAAGACTTCTAGCCCCAACGATTCTCATCGCGAGATCAACCACTCTGTTCGCGCTGTTTGTTACAGAATGCTTAACTGCAGCGAGTTCTGTACCTAGATTCTGACGTTGTTCAGGGTGGTTTACCCATTTTTCAGCAACGGCGTGAAGAATCGTTCTTGCTTGAAATAGCTCAAGTTCGATCTTGCCAATCTTTCTTCTCACTTCTGGCACATCTGAGATAGGTCCTGATAAGGTGTTAGGGCTATACTCTGACGCAAATTCAATTGCGTAATTCCGTGCTGCTCTTGCGATACCTAGATAAACTGCAGGCACTTGCAGATACCAGCCTTTAGGTACGATGTTTTTCCCATCTTCTACGACAAGTAAATTTTCCTCAGGTACATAAACGTCGTTCAATAGGAGATCATCACTTTTTGTTCCTCTCATCGAGATGCTGTCCCATGTTTCTTTTACAAAAACCCCTTTTTCTTTGTGATTTACTAAGAAAAATCCTTTATGATTGGTTTCTGAGATTGTGGCTGTGATGACCGAGTAATCAAGGGCTTCTGCCATAGAAGTAAAAGCCTTGCTTCCGTTAATCAGCCATCCGTCTGCTTTCTTGACTGCTGTTGTAGTAGGTATACCCCCTCGAGAGGGACTTCCTGTCGCGCGCTCTGTTTGTGCCAAGTTAATGAGTGCTTTTTGTTCAACAACTTTTCGGCTAAGATTAGCGAACGCGTCGCCTTTCCAATGCCGGTTTTCTGCCGCCTCTAAAAGTGTACCCAGATGCCACCCAAGAGAGAGGGCAGTAGGAGCATCTCCCTCAGCTAAGTGCTCTTGAATGGTTAAAAACTCAAGAAGATTTAATCCTTTACCACCATATTCTTTTGGGATGGTGAGTGAAAGGAAATCATGATCCTTCAGGTCTTGAAAGTTCTCATATGGGAAAATTCCTTCTCGATCTACATGTTCTGCTCGTTTCTTAAAGTTTTCTTTTAGTGATAGGGCGGTGTTTATAGTCTCTTCAAAAGTATCTTTTTGGATGGTTTTTCTCAAAGGTATGCTCATGTTTGCCTCCTATAGTTTTTGGAAATAAGTTGGATTTTGTATTTGGCTTACATAAAGGACTTCACTGACCCGTTGATTGGAGTGTAAGGTGGGAGACTCCTGCGGGACAGGTAGGCAGGTGAGACACTTAAAAGTGAAGCGTACGAATGTGGCTCACCGCCTGCCCCGCGGAAAGCGAGCACCTGGAACGGAAATCAACCGCTCACATGACATCGAAGTACAACCAAGCACAAAAAAGCCCTCTTTCAAAGACGAAAGAGGACGTAGATTCCATGTGCTAACACGCTCTCTCATCTATCAGACATTCAAAGAACATCTGCTGGAATTAGCACCTTTCTTTTAATAAAAGCGGTTGCTGCAGGATCGTAGGACCAGTTCCTCCCCTGACTCTTGATAAGATACAATATTTAATTATTAGTCATCACTATAGAGGATAAAACAAACCGCTGTCAACAAAAAAACTGATTGTTAAGAAAATTAATTTATTTCTCTAAATTCCATTGACAGGTTATTTTTATTCCTGTATATTTCGTTACTAAATTGAATATTATCGATTCCTTATCGAGAGAGGTGGAGGGACTGGCCCTTTGAAGCCTCGGCAACAACTATTTTTAGTACTGTGCCAATTCCAGCAAGCTAGTAGCTTGAAAGATAAGAGGAGATCTATATACGTATGTTTATTTAACGTATTTTTAAACCTCTTCTTAATTTGAAGAGGTTTTTTCATTTTCTCTTGGAACGGGTACAAAAAAATTCTATGCAACGGAGGAAACAATTTTGAGTAAAGAAATTTTGTTTAACGCGTTTGAGATGACGAGTGCCATGCATAATTCTCATGGCCTTTGGAAGCACCCGGAGAACAAGAGACATAGAAACTACAAGAATCTGAATTATTGGATTGAATACGCAAAACTTCTAGAAAAAGGAAAGTTTGATGCTGTGTTTTTTGCAGATGTGCTCGGCGTATATGACGTGTACAAAAAAAGCAAGCATCCGTCAATCCGTGATGGATTGCAAGTGCCGCTGAATGATCCAGCGCTTCTCATATCTGCGATGGCGAGTGTTACAGAAAATCTATCGTTTGCCGTAACGGTTAGTACTACGTATGAACAGCCCTTTGGCAACGCGAGACGTTTTTCCACACTTGATCACTTAACAAAAGGTCGTATCGCTTGGAATGTGGTCACGTCTTACTTGCCGAACGCTGCAAGGAATTTTGGTTTAGAAGATATGATTAAACATGATGAGAGGTACAACATCGCTGATGAATATTTAGAAGTGTCATACAAGCTTTGGGAAAGCAGCTGGGAAGATGGTGCATTTATTGAAGACCCCGAAAACAATACGCTTGTAGATCCTGAGAAAGTTCATGAGATTAATCATAAAGGACAATATTTTAATGTCGAAGGACCACATTTAAGTGAGCCTTCGCTACAAAGAACACCTGTGATTTATCAAGCTGGAACGTCAGAGCGAGGCCGTGATTTTGCAGCAAAGCATGCAGAGTGTATCTTCGTTGGCGGCCCAACACCTCAAAGAATTCGCTATTATACGAACGACATTCGAGAGCGTGCAGAAAAACACGGTCGAAACCCTGAAAACATCAAAATTTTTTCATTCTTAAACGTGGTGGTCGGAAAAACAACAGAAGAAGCAGAAGAAAAGTTTAAAGAATATGCAAGCGTATGGAGTGCTGATGCTGCAAAAGCACAATACGGGGCAAGCGGTTATGATATTGCAGAATATGAAGAATTAGATCCAGATACTCCTTTTGGATACAACAAATCAACAGAAGGCGGACATTATAAAGCTGCAACGCTTACTACGGATGCTCCGAAACCTTTGACAGTAGGAGAGGTATTGAATCGCTTCGAGTCCCCTGACAGAGGAAGTTTTATCATCGGCAACCCAGAAGAGGTAGCAGATGGCATCCAAGCACAGTTTGAAGAGTCTGGAGTGGACGGGTTCAACTTAAATCACCTTGTAACACCTGGAGATTTAGAGTCTTTTGTGGAGTTAGTTGTTCCTGTTCTTCAAGAGAGAGGTCTTTACAAAAAAGAATACAACAAAGGCACACTACGCGAAAAATTATTTCCTAACGGGGAGTCGTTATTGCCAAAAGACCATCCTGGGGCAAAATATAGACGAGTTTTTGCAGAAAGCAGATAAAAATGAAAGAAGTGGGGAGAGAGATAAATTGAAAAGATATTCGTTATTTACTATTGCAGCTATCTTTATTATCGTACTGTTGACAAGCTGTGGTTCATCAGAAGAAGGTGCAACAAAGAAAATTACATTAGGGGCAACCGTTCCATACAGTGACATGCTTGAAAAAGGGGTAAAACCTTATCTTGAGAAAAAGGGCTACACCGTTGAAGTAAAAGAGTTCAATGATTATGTTCAGCCAAATATTTCATTGAAAAGCGGTTCATTGGATGCCAACCTTTTTCAGCATAAAGTTTATATGGACGCTTTTGGAGCAGAGAATAATATGAAACTCGCTTCTGTCATAACAGTGCCGACTGCACCGATCGGAATTTATTCTAAGAAATACAAATCACTAGATGAAATAAAGCCTGGAAGCACGGTTACTTTAGCGAATGATCCAACTAACTTAGCGAGAGGTTTGACCGTTTTAAGAGATAACGGATTAATTGAGATTGACGGTTCGGCAAATCCTTTAAAAGTATCGGAAAAAGACGTTACCAAAAATCCGAAGAACCTTAAATTTCAGCCTGTAGAGGCTGCACAAACTCCTCGAACACTAGATTCGGTAGATTTGGCAGCAGTAAACGGAAACTTTGCCATCTCTTCAGGTCTGGACCTGAAGGATGCCCTTGTTAAAGACAAACTGCCTGAGGAAATCATTAATCGAATTGTTGTACTTGAAAAAGATAAGAATTCTAAGCTAGCAAAAGATCTTAAAGCAGCAGTAGAATCAGATGAATTTAGGAAAGTAATAGAGAGTGATTTTAATGAGTTTCATAAGCCAGATTGGATGAATAAGTAATTACTACTTTTCACATGATTTGTACGAAAAGCAACTAAGTTTACAATAACAGCAAAACAAAAAAACCACTGACATAATGGGCTTTCCATCACGTCAGTGGTTTTTTGCATGTAGATATTAACGAACACCTTTCATGAACCCTTGAATCTTAGGCGAGAGCATGAATAGGATAATACTTAGAAGAATGGCTACTCCACCAATTACTCCAAAGTACATCATTTCTGTTTTATCTGTATAGAATTTAACGATTTGTGCGTTAATTGCCTGTGCAGCTGCACTGGATAAGAACCATAAGCTCATCGTTTGTGCAGAGAATGCAGCAGGTGCAAGTTTCGTTGTTGCTGAAAGACCAACTGGTGATAAGAGAAGCTCACCAAGAACAACGATAAAGTAACTAAGCACAAGCCATAATGGATTAACTAGAGAATCTTCTCCACCAAAGTATGCAGGAAGAAGAATAACTAGGAATGATAATCCTGCAAATAATAAACTTAAAGCAAATTTCTTTGGTACTGTCGGTTGACGATCACCAAGCTTTACCCAGATCCAAGCAAATAATGGAGCTAGAACAATGATGAATAACGGGTTCAATGATTGGAACCAAGCAGGTGAAATCGTAATACCTGCAAATTCAAGGTCCGTACGCTTGTCTGCATATACAGCAAGAATTGTAGAACCTTGTTCTTGAATAGCCCAGAACATTACAGATGCAATGAATAACGGGATATAAGCGATAATTCTTGAACGCTCAGTAGCTGTCGTTTTAGGACTACGGTACATAACAATAAAGTAGATAGTCGGAATCGTGATACCGAAAATACCAACTAATGTAATGAATACGTCTAATGTAAAGATACCAACAGGAATTGTTGTACCTAGAATTACAGCTAACACAACCACACTAATACCAACGATTAATGATACTTTTTTCTTCTCAGCTGGAGATAATGGGTTAGGAACAACAGTACCTGCAAGACCAAGATTCTTTTTCTTAGTAACAGCAAATACGATTAGTCCTAATAGCATACCAAGTGCTGCAATTCCAAATCCTAGATGGAAGCTCGTTTTTGAAACTTCTCCTACAATTAATGGAGATAGGAAAGCACCTAAGTTAATACCCATATAGAAAATACTGAAACCAGCATCTCGGCGATTATCATCTGTTGCATACATGTCACCTACTACGCTTGATACGTTAGGTTTAAGTAAGCCTGTCCCAATAACGATAAAGACCATTGAAATGAATAACATAGTCAGATCGCCCGGTAGTGACAAGACAATATGACCGATCATAATTAAAATACCACCATAGAATAGTGCTCTAGATGTACCAAAAACTCTGTCTGCTAACCAACCACCAATTACACCTGACATATATACAAGTGAACCATAAATGGACATGATTGCTAAAGCAGAGGACTCTTCTAGCCCTAAACCGCCTTTTGAAACTTCATAGTACATGTAATAAATGAGGATTGCTCTCATTCCATAGTAAGAAAAGCGCTCCCAAAACTCAGTGAAGAAAAGTGTAAATAGACCTTTAGGATGTCCAAAGAAGCCTTTTTGAGGTACACTATCCACAATTTTCTGTCTATTGATGTCTGACATAAGACAACCTCCTTTAGTTCATTAAATATAATACTTTGAAATATTTATTATTGTCAAAAGTTTTCGGCTTGTCTATTATTACAGGTTTTTATGCATTCGTAAATGGAAATTACAACCTATATAGGCCTAATGGCTTATATCTATGCAAAATGTAGAATAAAACATGTATAAATAAAGTAAAAAAAATTCTAAAGTAGTATGCTCAAAAATCAAAAATAATTGTAAGGTGTTGGGAAAATACTTATAACATTGTGATACGAGTAAGATTTCAGTAGTATAGAAGAATAAGTTTAAGGTTTGAAAAGAGGTCTTTATCAATGAACAAAAATTCCATTTATGGATTAACAATTGAACAGCTTACAGCATGGCTTGGCCAGCACGGATATAAACCCTATCGCGCTTCACAAGTTTGGAACTATCTCTATAGAGAGCGGGTAACCACTTTTTCGGAAATGATCGATATCAAAGACGATTGTATCGAATTATTAACCGAAAACTTCACCATTCAAACGCTTCGTGAGCACGTTAAGCAAGAAGCATCAGATGGAACAGTAAAATTTTTATTTAAATTGAATGACGGCAACTTGATCGAAACCGTACTGATGAGACATAAATACGGCTTATCTGTATGTGTAACGACCCAAGTAGGATGTAATATCGGGTGCAGTTTCTGTGCGAGTGGTTTGTTAACAAAAACACGGGATCTATCCAGTGGGGAAATTGTAGAGCAGATCATGAACGTTCAGCATCATTTAGACGCAGTGGGTAAGGGAGAAAAAGTAAGTCATATCGTAGTAATGGGAATCGGCGAACCCTTTGATAACTTTGAGAACATGGTGGACTTCTTAAAAATCATGATCGATCAGAAGGGGCTTGCGATCGGATCAAGGCATATTACGGTCTCTACTAGTGGAATCGTTAATAAGATGTACGAGTTTGCAGATGTGAACATCCCTGTAAATCTCGCTTTATCCCTTCACGCACCAAATAATGAACTGCGTACACGAATTATGAAGATCAACAGAGCTTTTCCCGTTGAAAAGCTAATGGATGCAATCAACTATTATATTGAGAAAACAAATCGCAGGATTACAATTGAATATATTCTATTAAAAGATGTAAATGATCATGTAGAAGAAGCGGTCGAACTCGCGGCTCTTTTTCAAGACAAAAAGAAGAAAACGTATATTAACTTAATTCCATATAACCCAGTGGATGAGCATAGTCAG is from Fictibacillus sp. b24 and encodes:
- a CDS encoding helix-turn-helix domain-containing protein, with protein sequence MAEKIASNYILHAQSDQFDWHGNGLLSIKTFTNGKAHYKTNKGYFAVEDDFYLLLNAGPYAITIDEQTEVESFCVFFQDKFADDIFRNMSDSSIKLLDEPFHNKTPDSFFEKTYQKSSVLNDQLNQLKKSTYLYKDDSLLLDEQFHFIMQSIVFEQMNTWEKVNKLDAAKPSTREEIYKRISIAHEYIRAFFDKKDISLDEIAAVSCLSPNHLLRNYFTIYKRTPFQHIADLRIKKSISLLQNLDYSMTDITFEIGLNNPVSFSKLFKQHVGLSPLQYRKKVILDKNQTLS
- a CDS encoding sensor histidine kinase — protein: MIKRFLTERRSWILFFLLQQVILLFVAYVDPAISLSAASYFVFLFFILFFLFLFQRYQKETAFYKTLTERESALDASTLLSPRSPFEAIIEKSIIEQTQHLKQTASYNRIEIEQEKDEMLSWIHEVKTPLTAMHLMIQRIGDDAFKADLTYEWLRIHLLLDQQLHQKRIPFIKNDLYMENADLESLLFSELKTLQSWCIQKGIGFDFDLQITHVLADTKWLAFIIRQILTNAVKYSDSSDILIKSYVQDERTYLEIKDSGRGIDERDLPRIFDKGFTSTTQHHDQASTGMGLYLARKAANSLHINISADSKLHDGTTFTLLFPSKNEFQQIMGM
- a CDS encoding DUF817 domain-containing protein, which codes for MRALVQFTYLQALSCIFPVVIFGALALSKFISIPLIPRYDFILIVCLLTQIVMILTKLETMDELKVICVFHLIGLALELFKVHMGSWSYPEEAYTKIYGVPLYSGFMYASVASYICQSWRRLDLHITGWPKPLYAFGICFLIYMNFFTHHFLIDARWILITLLFPIFYQTTVHYRILNKVYKMPIILSFLLIGFFIWIAENITTFLGAWQYPNQQTSWSLVHLGKISSWFLLVIISIIIVAQLKRIKSHQKETSFHTKNL
- a CDS encoding VOC family protein, translating into MQTNVIQKVGQLAVPVHDITRSIHFYKDILGLNLLFQTDTMAFFDCNGLRIMLTLPEKEEFAHSSSVIYFNVEHIKQAYKTLQEKGVAFVDSPHIVAKMGNTETWMVFFKDSEGNTHSLMSEVEVS
- a CDS encoding acyl-CoA dehydrogenase family protein; this encodes MSIPLRKTIQKDTFEETINTALSLKENFKKRAEHVDREGIFPYENFQDLKDHDFLSLTIPKEYGGKGLNLLEFLTIQEHLAEGDAPTALSLGWHLGTLLEAAENRHWKGDAFANLSRKVVEQKALINLAQTERATGSPSRGGIPTTTAVKKADGWLINGSKAFTSMAEALDYSVITATISETNHKGFFLVNHKEKGVFVKETWDSISMRGTKSDDLLLNDVYVPEENLLVVEDGKNIVPKGWYLQVPAVYLGIARAARNYAIEFASEYSPNTLSGPISDVPEVRRKIGKIELELFQARTILHAVAEKWVNHPEQRQNLGTELAAVKHSVTNSANRVVDLAMRIVGARSLSVQNPLQRHFRDVRAGLHNPPTDDAIVYSLADAALTKR
- a CDS encoding ABC transporter ATP-binding protein; translated protein: MSILKAAKLYKSYGNKFNKQQVLKGIDLSVEKGEFVSIMGASGSGKTTLLNVLSSIDRVSEGTIHINSVEMTAMKEKQLAEFRKNHLGFIFQDYNLLDTLTVKENILLPLSITKTPKKEAERKFELVANELGIYDVKDKYPNEISGGQKQRTSAARSFIHEPSIIFADEPTGALDSKSASDLLNKLSALNENRTATILMVTHDPVAASYCSRVVFIKDGQIYTQLMKGDQDRQTFFKDIMKTQGVLGGVQHEH
- a CDS encoding peptide MFS transporter is translated as MSDINRQKIVDSVPQKGFFGHPKGLFTLFFTEFWERFSYYGMRAILIYYMYYEVSKGGLGLEESSALAIMSIYGSLVYMSGVIGGWLADRVFGTSRALFYGGILIMIGHIVLSLPGDLTMLFISMVFIVIGTGLLKPNVSSVVGDMYATDDNRRDAGFSIFYMGINLGAFLSPLIVGEVSKTSFHLGFGIAALGMLLGLIVFAVTKKKNLGLAGTVVPNPLSPAEKKKVSLIVGISVVVLAVILGTTIPVGIFTLDVFITLVGIFGITIPTIYFIVMYRSPKTTATERSRIIAYIPLFIASVMFWAIQEQGSTILAVYADKRTDLEFAGITISPAWFQSLNPLFIIVLAPLFAWIWVKLGDRQPTVPKKFALSLLFAGLSFLVILLPAYFGGEDSLVNPLWLVLSYFIVVLGELLLSPVGLSATTKLAPAAFSAQTMSLWFLSSAAAQAINAQIVKFYTDKTEMMYFGVIGGVAILLSIILFMLSPKIQGFMKGVR
- a CDS encoding MetQ/NlpA family ABC transporter substrate-binding protein: MKRYSLFTIAAIFIIVLLTSCGSSEEGATKKITLGATVPYSDMLEKGVKPYLEKKGYTVEVKEFNDYVQPNISLKSGSLDANLFQHKVYMDAFGAENNMKLASVITVPTAPIGIYSKKYKSLDEIKPGSTVTLANDPTNLARGLTVLRDNGLIEIDGSANPLKVSEKDVTKNPKNLKFQPVEAAQTPRTLDSVDLAAVNGNFAISSGLDLKDALVKDKLPEEIINRIVVLEKDKNSKLAKDLKAAVESDEFRKVIESDFNEFHKPDWMNK
- a CDS encoding response regulator transcription factor, which gives rise to MFKVLLIEDDSTLFNEIKERLSQWSYEVYGITNFGRVIQDFIDIKPDLVIIDIQLPKFDGFHWCRNIRSHSNVPIIFLSSRDHPSDMVMSMQLGADDFVQKPFHFDVLIAKIHAILRRVYNYNNEAVSLKSWCGATIHYDKNLVTNDNGSVELTKNEMFILKLLIEQKNKIVSRDNLINSLWDDKRFISDNTLTVNVNRLRKRLDEIMLGQYIETKVGQGYMAIEEDNV
- a CDS encoding LLM class flavin-dependent oxidoreductase is translated as MSKEILFNAFEMTSAMHNSHGLWKHPENKRHRNYKNLNYWIEYAKLLEKGKFDAVFFADVLGVYDVYKKSKHPSIRDGLQVPLNDPALLISAMASVTENLSFAVTVSTTYEQPFGNARRFSTLDHLTKGRIAWNVVTSYLPNAARNFGLEDMIKHDERYNIADEYLEVSYKLWESSWEDGAFIEDPENNTLVDPEKVHEINHKGQYFNVEGPHLSEPSLQRTPVIYQAGTSERGRDFAAKHAECIFVGGPTPQRIRYYTNDIRERAEKHGRNPENIKIFSFLNVVVGKTTEEAEEKFKEYASVWSADAAKAQYGASGYDIAEYEELDPDTPFGYNKSTEGGHYKAATLTTDAPKPLTVGEVLNRFESPDRGSFIIGNPEEVADGIQAQFEESGVDGFNLNHLVTPGDLESFVELVVPVLQERGLYKKEYNKGTLREKLFPNGESLLPKDHPGAKYRRVFAESR